The nucleotide sequence CGCGTCCGCCCTCCCCGGCTCGCTCGGAGCCCGGGAGACGGCCGTCGCCCGGTGACGGCTCGACCGGGAACAGGCAGGTGACGTGCGTGCCGGTTCCCGGCGCCGAGCGGATCTCGACCCGGCCCCCGTGCAGTTCGACGAAGGAGCGCACGATCGACAGGCCGAGGCCGACGCCGCGGTGCTTGGTGCCCAGCGTGTTGCTCTCGAAGCGGTCGAACACCCGGTCGATGACTTCCGGCGGGATGCCGCGGCCGCGGTCGATCACCGTCAGCCTCAGCTCGCCCCCCTCGCGACGCGCCTCGACGCGCACCTGCTGGCCCGGGGCGGAGAAGCCGACCGCGTTGGAGAGCAGGTTGAACAGGATCTGGCGCACCCGCTTGCCGTCGGCGAACACGCTGCCGATGCCGTCCGGCACGTCGAGGTCGAGGCCGATGTCGGATTCCGCCAGCCGGTCCTCGATGCCGCGGGCGGCGGCCTCGACGGTGGCGCGCACGTCGATGGTCTCGCGCTGGAGTTCGAGCGAGCCGGCATCGATCGAGGCGAGGTCGAGGATGTCGTTGATGATGACGAGGAGCGCGGCCGACGAGCGCATGATGTGCTCGGAATATTCGCGCTGGCGCTCGTTGAGCGCGCCCACCGTCTCGTCGCCGAGAAGCTGGGTGAAGCCGATGATGTTGGTGAGCGGCGAGCGCAGCTCGTAGGAGACGTGGTGGACGAAGGTGTCGCGCAGTTGCGAGGCGCGCTCCAGGGCGTCGTTCTTCTCGGTCAGTGCCCGCTCGACGTTGGCGCTGGCGGTGACGTCGATGAAGGTCAGCAGCGTCGCGCCGAGCGGCAGCGGCTGGGCCGAGCAGTCGAGCACCGTGCCGTCGGCCATGTCGAGGCGGCAGCCGTGGCCGCTGCGGGTCTCGTTGAGGCCGGTGATCGCCTGCCGGATGCCGGCCCAGGGGCCCTGCTCCGCCGTGAGCGCCCGGCAGGCGGCGATGACGGCGTCGACGTGGGGCTTGCCCGCGAGCGTCGCGGGGTCGAGGCGCCAGGTCGCGGCGAAGGCGCGGTTGGCCACGGTCAGGCGTCCGTCGGCGCCGAACACCGCCACCGGCTCCTTCAGGGCCTCCAGGGTCTCGGCCTGCTCCTTCATCAGCGCGTCGTAGCGCGAGGCGAGCTTCATGCTCTCCGAGACGTCGTGGTAGAGGTAGGTCAGGCCGCCCTGCGGATTGGGATCGGCGACGACGCGCAGGGTGCGCCCGTCGGGCAGGTACCAGGGCGTGTCGGTGGCCTCGACGGCGCGGTAGGCTGCCAGGACATCGGCCTTCCACGAGCGGAAATCGGCCTGCTCGGGCAGCTTGCGGGCGGCGCGCAGGCGGTCGAGGATCTCGCCGTCGAGCGGGCGGCCTTCGAGGAAGGCGGGGTCGAGATCCCACAGGCGCTGGTAGGCGGCGTTGTGGAAGATCAGGCGCTGGCGCGCATCGAACATCGCCACCGCGGTCGGCAACTGGTCGAGGGTGCGCACGTTGGCGTCCATCTGCCGCTGCAGGTCGGCCCGCACGCTCTCCAGTTCCGAGACGTCGACGGCGATGCCGGCGCGGCCGGTCTCCAGGGCGTTCTCGGTCACGTCGAGGGTGCGGCGCGCACCCGCCACCACCGCCGAGAGGCGCGAGGGGGAGGCGGTCAGGCCGGGCCGGCCCGCCTGCCGGGCGATCTGGTCGCGGGCGCTCCGGTCGAGCAGTTCGAGCCCGCGGCTCAAAACGGCCTCGCGGCCCGGGGCCTCGACGGCGGCGGCGTAGGCCGCGTTGACGAAGGTCAGCGCCCCGTCGGGGCTCCGATGCCAGACCGGCTGCGGGATCGCGTCGAGCAGCCCGGCCAGGGCCGACAGGCCGCGCTTGGCCTCGTCCAGCCTGTGGCGCAGCTCGATCAGCTCGCGGCGCTCCTCCGTGGTCTCGCGCAGGCGCAGCAGCGCCCGCCCGCTCACCGCCTGACCCTGCGCCTCGACGTAGCGCCCGGCGAGGCTGCGCAGGTTCATCCGGAAGCCGGAGCCGCGTTCGCGCAGCGTCGCCGCGGCGGCGTCGAGCAGGTGCGCGTCCTGGGGGGCGAGCCAGCTCCCGAAGGCGAGCAGGCGGCGGACGCCGCCCTCGGCTCCGCGGTCGTGGAAATCCGAACCGCGAAGATCCTGATGACGAAGATCCTGATGACGAAGATCGTGGGCGAAGCCGGCATCGCCGACCACGAGCGGTTCGCCGCGCCCGGCCCAGATCACCAGCGCCTGCCGCTCGGAATGGAGCAGCATCTCCGCCCGGTCGTGCGCGCCGCCGAGATGGGCGAGTTCGTCCTGAAGCGCCCGCTCCCGGGCGGTCCAGCCGACGCGTTCGCGCAGATAGACCAGCGACAGGATGGTCGCGAACAGGAT is from Methylorubrum populi and encodes:
- a CDS encoding ATP-binding protein, with amino-acid sequence MGLERAARVLSRVGVLVVAAPVAAAAEGGPTIEAGPMLGPMHAHNVAGLAVILGLILFATILSLVYLRERVGWTARERALQDELAHLGGAHDRAEMLLHSERQALVIWAGRGEPLVVGDAGFAHDLRHQDLRHQDLRGSDFHDRGAEGGVRRLLAFGSWLAPQDAHLLDAAAATLRERGSGFRMNLRSLAGRYVEAQGQAVSGRALLRLRETTEERRELIELRHRLDEAKRGLSALAGLLDAIPQPVWHRSPDGALTFVNAAYAAAVEAPGREAVLSRGLELLDRSARDQIARQAGRPGLTASPSRLSAVVAGARRTLDVTENALETGRAGIAVDVSELESVRADLQRQMDANVRTLDQLPTAVAMFDARQRLIFHNAAYQRLWDLDPAFLEGRPLDGEILDRLRAARKLPEQADFRSWKADVLAAYRAVEATDTPWYLPDGRTLRVVADPNPQGGLTYLYHDVSESMKLASRYDALMKEQAETLEALKEPVAVFGADGRLTVANRAFAATWRLDPATLAGKPHVDAVIAACRALTAEQGPWAGIRQAITGLNETRSGHGCRLDMADGTVLDCSAQPLPLGATLLTFIDVTASANVERALTEKNDALERASQLRDTFVHHVSYELRSPLTNIIGFTQLLGDETVGALNERQREYSEHIMRSSAALLVIINDILDLASIDAGSLELQRETIDVRATVEAAARGIEDRLAESDIGLDLDVPDGIGSVFADGKRVRQILFNLLSNAVGFSAPGQQVRVEARREGGELRLTVIDRGRGIPPEVIDRVFDRFESNTLGTKHRGVGLGLSIVRSFVELHGGRVEIRSAPGTGTHVTCLFPVEPSPGDGRLPGSERAGEGGRGLPGSGAKAAAE